The proteins below come from a single Gordonia pseudamarae genomic window:
- a CDS encoding acyl-CoA dehydrogenase family protein, whose amino-acid sequence MTATFDHALGPDALDDDARVIAETAAAFAAKKIGPYALDWDEKHHFPVDVLREAAELGMAAIYCSEDVGGSGLTRLDGVRIFEALAHADPAVGAFLSIHNMCTWMVDQYGTDEQRRTWVPRLASMDAVASYCLTEPGAGSDAAALATRAIRDGDEYVLTGAKQFISGAGTSDMYVIMARTGGDGPRGISTFLVDRDAPGVSFGAQERKMGWNAQPTAQVVLDDVRVSSSRLLGGKEGIGFGIAMNGLNGGRLNIAASSLGGAQAAFDRAAAYVASREAFGGKLIDEPTIRFTLADMATSLHASRLMLHDAARALDAGTPDKAERCAMAKRFVTDACYAVADQALQLHGGYGYLAEYGLEKIVRDLRVHRILEGTNEIMRVVVGRSVAARFAEA is encoded by the coding sequence GTGACAGCGACTTTCGACCACGCGCTCGGCCCCGACGCTCTCGACGACGACGCCCGCGTCATCGCCGAGACGGCGGCGGCGTTCGCGGCCAAGAAGATCGGCCCGTATGCACTCGACTGGGATGAGAAGCACCATTTTCCGGTCGACGTCCTGCGCGAGGCCGCCGAGCTGGGTATGGCCGCGATCTACTGTTCCGAGGATGTCGGTGGCAGCGGCCTGACCCGGCTCGACGGGGTGCGGATCTTCGAGGCGCTGGCCCATGCGGATCCCGCCGTGGGTGCGTTCCTGTCGATTCACAACATGTGCACGTGGATGGTCGATCAGTACGGCACCGACGAGCAGCGTCGCACCTGGGTGCCGCGACTGGCGTCGATGGATGCGGTGGCCAGCTACTGCCTGACCGAACCGGGTGCCGGTTCGGATGCGGCGGCGCTGGCCACGCGGGCGATCCGCGACGGCGACGAGTACGTGTTGACCGGGGCCAAGCAGTTCATCTCCGGTGCGGGCACCTCCGACATGTACGTCATCATGGCGCGCACCGGCGGCGACGGTCCCCGCGGCATCTCGACGTTCCTCGTCGACCGGGATGCCCCGGGGGTGAGTTTCGGTGCGCAGGAACGCAAGATGGGCTGGAATGCGCAACCCACCGCCCAGGTCGTCCTCGACGACGTGCGGGTGTCCTCGTCCCGGCTGCTCGGCGGCAAGGAGGGGATCGGTTTCGGTATCGCGATGAACGGCCTGAACGGTGGCCGGCTCAACATCGCGGCCTCCTCCCTGGGTGGCGCGCAGGCCGCGTTCGATCGGGCGGCGGCGTACGTGGCCTCGCGTGAGGCGTTCGGTGGCAAGCTGATCGACGAACCGACCATCCGCTTCACCCTCGCCGACATGGCCACTTCGCTGCACGCCTCCAGGCTGATGCTGCACGACGCCGCGCGGGCTCTCGACGCCGGTACCCCCGACAAGGCCGAACGCTGTGCGATGGCGAAACGATTCGTCACCGACGCCTGCTACGCGGTCGCCGACCAGGCGTTGCAGCTGCACGGCGGCTACGGCTATCTGGCCGAGTACGGACTGGAGAAGATCGTGCGGGATCTGCGCGTGCACCGAATCCTGGAGGGCACCAACGAGATCATGCGGGTGGTGGTCGGTCGCTCGGTCGCCGCCCGGTTCGCCGAGGCCTGA
- a CDS encoding CoA-acylating methylmalonate-semialdehyde dehydrogenase, translated as MTQLTEIRSIPHYLNGAAVTVTEGRQADVFDPSTGAVQARVPLASAEEVSAAVATAVEAQRGWATWNPQRRARVLMRFIDLVNQNADELATLLSSEHGKTHADALGDIQRGIEVIEFSVGIPHLLKGSFTEGAGPGIDIHSIRQPLGVVAGITPFNFPAMIPLWKAGPALACGNAFILKPSERDPSVPVRLAELFTQAGLPDGVFQVVNGDKEAVDALLTHPDVKALGFVGSSDIAQYIYSTAAAHGKRSQCFGGAKNHMIIMPDADLDQAVDALIGAGYGSAGERCMAISVAVPVGEETADRLRAKLVDRVVALRVGHSLDPKADYGPLVTGAALARVRSYIDKGVEEGAELVVDGRERASDEQQFGDEDLSGGYFIGPTLFDHVTKEMVTYTDEIFGPVLQIVRAADYEEALALATDHQYGNGVAIFTRDGDAARDFTARVEVGMVGVNVPIPVPVAYYTFGGWKRSGFGDLNQHGPASIEFYTKTKTVTTRWPSGIKDGAEFVIPTMD; from the coding sequence ATGACGCAACTCACAGAGATCCGAAGCATTCCGCATTACCTGAACGGTGCCGCCGTGACGGTCACCGAAGGTCGCCAGGCCGACGTCTTCGACCCCAGCACCGGTGCGGTCCAGGCCCGGGTTCCGCTGGCCTCCGCCGAGGAGGTGTCGGCCGCTGTCGCCACCGCGGTCGAGGCGCAGCGCGGCTGGGCCACCTGGAACCCGCAGCGCCGGGCCCGTGTCCTCATGCGGTTTATCGACCTGGTCAACCAGAACGCCGACGAACTGGCCACCCTGCTCAGCTCCGAACACGGCAAGACCCACGCCGACGCCCTCGGCGACATCCAGCGCGGCATCGAGGTCATCGAGTTCTCCGTCGGCATCCCGCACCTGCTCAAGGGCAGCTTCACCGAAGGCGCCGGCCCGGGCATCGACATCCACTCGATCCGCCAGCCGCTAGGCGTGGTCGCCGGCATCACCCCGTTCAACTTCCCGGCGATGATCCCGCTGTGGAAGGCCGGCCCCGCCCTCGCCTGCGGCAACGCCTTCATCCTTAAGCCGAGCGAGCGCGACCCCTCCGTGCCGGTGCGGCTGGCCGAACTGTTCACCCAGGCCGGGCTGCCCGACGGTGTGTTCCAGGTCGTGAACGGTGACAAGGAAGCCGTCGACGCGCTGCTGACCCACCCCGACGTGAAGGCACTCGGCTTTGTCGGCAGCTCCGACATCGCCCAGTACATCTACTCGACGGCCGCCGCCCACGGAAAGCGTTCGCAGTGCTTCGGCGGCGCCAAGAACCACATGATCATCATGCCCGACGCCGACCTCGACCAGGCGGTCGATGCGTTGATCGGCGCCGGTTACGGTAGTGCGGGCGAGCGTTGCATGGCCATCTCGGTGGCCGTCCCGGTGGGGGAGGAGACCGCGGACCGCCTGCGCGCCAAGCTCGTCGACCGGGTCGTCGCGTTGCGCGTGGGCCACAGCCTCGACCCCAAGGCCGACTACGGCCCGCTGGTCACCGGCGCGGCGCTGGCCCGGGTGCGCTCCTACATCGACAAGGGCGTGGAGGAGGGTGCCGAGCTCGTCGTCGACGGCCGGGAACGCGCCAGCGACGAACAGCAGTTCGGCGACGAGGATCTCTCGGGTGGCTACTTCATCGGCCCCACCCTGTTCGACCACGTCACCAAGGAGATGGTGACCTACACCGACGAGATCTTCGGCCCCGTCCTGCAGATCGTGCGGGCCGCCGACTACGAGGAGGCGCTCGCGCTGGCCACCGATCACCAGTACGGCAACGGGGTCGCGATCTTCACCCGCGACGGCGACGCCGCCCGTGACTTCACCGCCCGTGTCGAGGTCGGTATGGTCGGCGTCAACGTGCCCATCCCGGTTCCGGTGGCGTACTACACCTTCGGCGGCTGGAAGCGGTCCGGTTTCGGCGACCTCAATCAGCACGGACCGGCGTCGATCGAGTTCTACACCAAGACCAAGACCGTCACCACCCGCTGGCCCTCGGGTATCAAGGATGGTGCCGAGTTCGTCATCCCGACGATGGATTGA
- a CDS encoding flavodoxin domain-containing protein, with protein MSVVILYGTESGNAEIVADSVADVLTSYDPSIYDMSDYAVEDLDAADFYVIVCSTYGDGELPTGAEPFAEELDEKKPDLTGLKFAVFGLGDSIYDETFNHGGEIMAKKLSDLGATQVGDHGRHDAASAIKPTLQAEEWAGALTSVIDSVTA; from the coding sequence ATGTCCGTCGTCATCCTTTACGGAACAGAGAGCGGCAACGCGGAGATCGTCGCCGATTCAGTGGCCGACGTCCTCACCAGCTACGACCCGTCGATCTACGACATGAGCGACTACGCTGTCGAAGACCTCGACGCCGCCGATTTCTACGTCATCGTCTGCTCGACCTACGGCGACGGCGAACTGCCGACCGGCGCCGAACCGTTCGCCGAAGAACTCGACGAGAAGAAGCCCGACCTGACCGGCCTGAAGTTCGCCGTGTTCGGGCTCGGCGACTCGATCTACGACGAGACGTTCAACCACGGCGGCGAGATCATGGCCAAGAAGCTCAGTGACCTCGGCGCCACCCAGGTGGGCGACCACGGTCGGCACGACGCGGCGTCCGCGATCAAGCCGACCTTGCAGGCCGAGGAATGGGCCGGAGCGCTCACCTCGGTCATCGATTCGGTCACCGCCTGA
- a CDS encoding SixA phosphatase family protein produces MSGRTLVLMRHGKSGYPPDVWDHDRPLADRGISQAALAGDWMSDDGLSIDLVLCSTATRTRQTLMRTGIDAPVDYVEDIYGGAPFEILEALRIHVPDDARTVLVVGHEPGMPATALTLDPDGEIDRFPTSAYAIVDVSVPWAEIGLRPGGGTLRALRIPR; encoded by the coding sequence ATGAGCGGCCGGACCCTCGTGCTGATGCGCCACGGCAAATCCGGCTATCCGCCGGATGTGTGGGACCACGACCGTCCCCTCGCCGACCGAGGCATCAGTCAGGCCGCCCTCGCCGGCGACTGGATGTCCGACGACGGGCTGAGCATCGATCTGGTGCTGTGTTCCACCGCCACCCGCACCCGGCAGACCCTGATGCGGACGGGCATCGACGCGCCGGTCGACTACGTCGAGGACATCTACGGCGGCGCTCCGTTCGAGATCCTGGAGGCGCTGCGCATCCACGTACCCGACGACGCGAGGACCGTGCTGGTCGTCGGGCACGAACCGGGTATGCCGGCCACCGCGCTGACCCTGGACCCCGACGGCGAGATCGACCGCTTCCCCACCTCGGCGTACGCGATCGTCGATGTGTCGGTGCCGTGGGCCGAGATCGGCCTGCGGCCGGGCGGCGGCACACTCCGCGCGCTGCGCATCCCCCGGTAG
- a CDS encoding ArsR/SmtB family transcription factor, whose product MPYTHPDQPLYEIKANLFKALAHPARIRVLEVLTAGIGPTPVSELLAATELEPSSLSQHLGVLKRHKVVTSARSGNAVYYQLAHPSIRELLVIARMFLADTLAAQRDQFDAIASLPPVTRA is encoded by the coding sequence GTGCCGTACACACATCCCGATCAGCCGCTGTACGAGATCAAAGCCAACCTGTTCAAGGCGCTGGCCCACCCCGCCCGCATCCGGGTGCTCGAGGTACTGACCGCCGGCATCGGCCCGACCCCGGTCAGCGAACTGCTCGCGGCCACCGAACTCGAGCCGTCCTCGCTGTCCCAGCACCTCGGCGTACTCAAACGCCACAAGGTGGTCACCAGCGCCCGCTCCGGCAATGCCGTCTACTACCAGCTCGCCCATCCGTCCATCCGTGAACTGCTGGTGATCGCCCGCATGTTCCTCGCCGACACCCTTGCCGCACAACGAGATCAATTCGACGCCATCGCATCGCTACCGCCGGTGACGCGGGCATGA
- a CDS encoding SulP family inorganic anion transporter yields MSGPGPASVLRRGTRFLPRPSDYTQLRSSWRTDIIAGVTVGVVALPLALAFGISSGVGAAAGLITAVVAGLVAAVFGGSHVQVSGPTGAMAVILAPIVAQHGLGSIAIVTIMAGLIVFAAGIVGLGRAVTFIPWPVIEGFTLGIAAIIFLQQVPAAFGTTAPSGERTLVAAIDVVAHTQWERTLPALGVVAAVAAFMLILPRIHRSIPESLTAVVVVAVAAGLLHLDVAQIGELPSELPAPTLPDIDPGALGSLAGSAAAIAALAAIESLLSARVAATMTPSGPTGAPATAYDPDRELTGQGLASVASGLFGGMPATGAIARTAVNVRAGARTRVAAIVHALVLLAVVYLATGPVSAIPLAALAGVLMVTSFRMISLHTVRSILRSTRADAAIFLVTAIITICFDLIEAVQIGIVVAAFFALRQLAHRSSVTREPLPGQPLPGDEHIALLRVDGAMFFGAAERISSAITTGAEDDPDMRVVIIRLSHLGMLDATGAHTLAQIVGDLEGRGITVILKGAQDEHHRLLSGVGVFDSLRHKNHLMNDLDDAVRHARRHVATPG; encoded by the coding sequence ATGAGCGGCCCGGGTCCGGCGAGTGTGCTTCGGCGAGGCACCCGATTCCTGCCCCGCCCCAGCGACTACACCCAACTGCGCTCGAGCTGGCGCACCGACATCATCGCCGGGGTCACCGTCGGTGTCGTCGCGCTGCCGCTCGCACTGGCCTTCGGCATCTCCTCCGGCGTGGGCGCCGCCGCCGGACTGATCACCGCCGTCGTCGCGGGCCTGGTGGCCGCGGTGTTCGGCGGATCCCACGTTCAGGTATCCGGGCCGACCGGTGCGATGGCGGTAATCCTCGCGCCGATCGTCGCGCAGCACGGTCTGGGGAGCATCGCGATCGTGACCATCATGGCCGGGCTGATCGTATTCGCCGCCGGGATCGTCGGGCTGGGCCGGGCCGTCACATTCATCCCGTGGCCGGTCATCGAGGGATTCACGCTCGGTATCGCGGCGATCATCTTTCTGCAGCAGGTCCCGGCGGCATTCGGCACCACCGCGCCGTCCGGCGAACGCACCCTCGTCGCCGCGATCGACGTTGTCGCACATACACAGTGGGAACGGACGCTGCCCGCGCTCGGGGTGGTCGCGGCCGTCGCCGCGTTCATGCTGATCCTGCCGCGAATCCATCGGTCGATCCCCGAATCGCTGACCGCCGTCGTCGTGGTGGCCGTCGCCGCCGGGCTCCTGCACCTCGATGTGGCACAGATCGGCGAGCTGCCGTCCGAACTACCCGCACCCACCCTGCCGGACATCGACCCCGGGGCACTCGGGTCGCTGGCCGGGTCCGCGGCGGCCATCGCCGCACTCGCCGCCATCGAATCGCTGCTGTCGGCGCGCGTCGCCGCCACCATGACGCCGTCCGGACCCACGGGGGCACCCGCCACCGCGTACGACCCCGATCGCGAGCTCACCGGCCAGGGACTCGCATCGGTGGCCTCGGGCCTGTTCGGCGGGATGCCCGCCACCGGTGCGATCGCCCGCACCGCGGTCAACGTGCGCGCCGGGGCACGTACCCGGGTCGCGGCGATCGTGCACGCACTGGTGCTCCTGGCCGTGGTCTACCTGGCCACCGGCCCGGTCTCCGCCATACCGCTCGCCGCACTGGCCGGGGTACTGATGGTGACCTCGTTCCGGATGATCTCGCTGCACACCGTGCGGTCGATCCTGCGATCAACCCGCGCCGACGCGGCGATCTTCCTCGTGACCGCGATCATCACCATCTGCTTCGATCTGATCGAGGCCGTGCAGATCGGGATCGTGGTGGCCGCGTTCTTCGCGCTGCGCCAACTCGCCCATCGCTCGAGTGTCACCCGCGAACCGCTTCCCGGCCAACCCCTGCCCGGCGACGAACACATCGCCCTCCTGCGCGTGGACGGTGCCATGTTCTTCGGTGCTGCCGAACGTATTTCGTCGGCGATCACCACCGGCGCCGAGGACGACCCGGACATGCGCGTGGTGATCATCCGGTTGTCCCATCTCGGGATGCTCGACGCGACCGGGGCCCACACGCTCGCGCAGATCGTCGGCGACCTCGAGGGCCGCGGCATCACCGTCATCCTCAAAGGCGCGCAGGACGAACACCACCGATTACTCAGCGGTGTCGGCGTCTTCGACTCGCTACGGCACAAGAACCACCTGATGAACGATCTCGACGACGCCGTTCGCCACGCCCGCAGGCACGTCGCCACGCCCGGCTGA
- a CDS encoding carboxylesterase/lipase family protein has translation MNDGLVVTTSHGSYRGARGSGADVWKGIRYARARRWRRAEPPAPHTEIIEATTYGAVCPQALIPGIDLGKDATFSEDCLFLNVWRPTVVTPGASLPVMVWIHGGAYVFGSGSQGLYDATTLAVDGQVVVVTVNYRLGALGFADLSTFNEPGHTRFESNAAMSDVLAALTWVRAEIAGFGGDPENVTVFGESAGAGIVTTLLTMPAAENLFHRAIAESSPATSVYGGERAAKVAGNLLSVLGIGVRDVARLHDLDIRQILPATMKVYGQVPEETPGTLAFAPVVDGDLLPRHPMDVYRAGESMSVPLLIGTNKDEAALFTLMRPPLMPVKIPEIKRMFDTIRAEDPTAAVPTRESLSTAYAGASTKVAGLGIARDIAFRMPTVWLAEAHGRHSPVYLYRFDWATKVMKALQMGATHATELPYVWGNPLTGPAGVAFRLDGRKTGEDVSHRMRRRWTAFAHLGIPSGVEPQWPAFDEECRSTLVIDATDRVVDDLDAAIRRVWGDQTLHFR, from the coding sequence ATGAACGATGGACTTGTCGTCACCACATCGCACGGATCGTACCGGGGCGCCCGGGGATCCGGCGCCGACGTGTGGAAGGGCATCCGGTACGCCCGGGCCCGGCGCTGGCGGCGCGCCGAGCCACCCGCACCGCACACCGAGATCATCGAGGCGACCACATACGGGGCGGTGTGCCCGCAGGCCCTGATCCCGGGCATCGACCTCGGCAAGGACGCCACGTTCAGCGAGGACTGCCTGTTCCTGAACGTGTGGCGTCCCACTGTCGTCACGCCCGGGGCGTCGCTGCCGGTGATGGTATGGATCCACGGCGGGGCGTACGTGTTCGGTTCGGGAAGCCAGGGCCTGTACGACGCGACCACGCTGGCGGTCGACGGGCAGGTCGTCGTCGTCACCGTCAACTACCGGCTCGGCGCGCTCGGCTTCGCCGATCTGTCCACCTTCAACGAACCCGGGCACACGCGGTTCGAGTCGAACGCCGCGATGAGCGATGTGCTGGCCGCACTGACCTGGGTGCGGGCCGAGATCGCCGGATTCGGCGGCGACCCCGAGAATGTCACCGTCTTCGGCGAGTCCGCCGGCGCCGGCATCGTCACCACCCTGCTCACCATGCCCGCGGCCGAGAACCTGTTCCACCGGGCCATCGCCGAGAGCTCACCCGCCACCTCGGTATACGGCGGCGAACGGGCCGCCAAGGTGGCCGGCAACCTGCTGTCGGTGCTCGGGATCGGGGTCCGCGACGTGGCGCGGTTGCATGACCTCGACATCCGGCAGATCCTGCCCGCCACGATGAAGGTGTACGGGCAGGTTCCGGAGGAGACACCGGGCACGCTCGCGTTCGCGCCGGTCGTCGACGGCGACCTCCTGCCCCGGCACCCGATGGACGTGTACCGGGCCGGCGAATCGATGTCCGTGCCGCTGCTGATCGGCACCAACAAGGACGAGGCCGCGCTGTTCACACTGATGCGGCCGCCGCTGATGCCGGTGAAGATTCCCGAGATCAAGCGGATGTTCGACACCATCCGCGCCGAGGACCCCACCGCGGCGGTCCCCACCAGGGAATCGCTGTCCACGGCGTACGCCGGGGCCAGTACCAAGGTGGCCGGGCTCGGGATCGCCCGCGACATCGCCTTCCGCATGCCGACGGTGTGGCTGGCCGAGGCACACGGCCGCCATTCACCCGTATACCTGTACCGATTCGACTGGGCCACAAAGGTCATGAAGGCCCTGCAGATGGGCGCGACACACGCGACCGAACTGCCGTACGTGTGGGGCAACCCGTTGACCGGGCCCGCCGGGGTCGCGTTCCGCCTCGACGGACGCAAGACCGGTGAGGACGTCTCCCACAGGATGCGCCGGCGCTGGACTGCGTTCGCACACCTCGGCATCCCGTCGGGCGTCGAACCGCAGTGGCCCGCCTTCGACGAGGAATGCCGCTCGACACTGGTCATCGACGCCACCGACCGTGTTGTCGACGACCTGGACGCCGCCATCCGGCGGGTGTGGGGTGATCAGACCCTGCACTTTCGGTGA
- a CDS encoding Hsp70 family protein yields the protein MTISKLSIDFGTTNTAAAFVDRHGNLHEVRLSHTSTLMPSAVFADGDNLVVGAAAINLSATRPDAYEPNPKRRLREPNILLGDVRYKTTKLAAAVLRSAITTASTVHGGPFDQVILTHPDGWAGHMQARLRKAATRTGLHPQQITLITEAQAAAHFYSTNHDFPDDPRLCVFDFGAGTCDVAVLDRTPSGQYIVAASDGLEDLGGTDIDSRVYDWVLRHITANTPHIVGQIRSPHAALTLIDRVRDAKESLSTANRAIIPVPGGEPIQLTRNEFDSLIYRDVQRAVALTQRVITAANRSSNAPVGQIYLVGGSSHIPLVHRELSALGTIATLGDPKTVVVQGALARPAPVTPPPIPPDPGPRPDPTPPPPPPPPPKRRALVVGMLALAVVVATAIVAAVVVIAQNDDPPTPNNAGGSYEPAGSGTDVSDNSDGGTSADNGSTGEVLSGSGGCGFATETSPTERQCQLLAKMPSEIKSVATCDPTDPWRGSNTAVQCLPPSNASAPYYSVVLYDYSDSATEITAVNFSEPPENGTWPEPNSQNTWTTPTGTTGGRMYSFSTNAGTWHQICTTRWSTKTASCIGYDPRVRTATQVVGWWQNQVYL from the coding sequence ATGACCATATCGAAGCTCAGTATCGACTTCGGCACCACCAACACAGCCGCGGCATTCGTCGACCGCCACGGCAACCTCCACGAGGTCCGACTGTCGCATACCTCTACGTTGATGCCCTCGGCGGTCTTTGCCGACGGTGACAACCTGGTCGTGGGAGCAGCGGCGATCAACCTGTCCGCCACCAGACCCGATGCCTACGAACCCAACCCGAAACGACGCCTCCGCGAACCGAACATCCTTCTCGGCGACGTCCGTTACAAGACCACCAAACTCGCCGCGGCGGTCCTCCGGTCGGCAATCACCACCGCGAGCACCGTGCACGGCGGACCGTTCGACCAGGTCATCCTGACCCACCCCGACGGCTGGGCCGGACATATGCAGGCGCGACTCCGCAAAGCGGCCACCCGCACCGGACTGCACCCTCAGCAGATCACCCTGATCACCGAAGCCCAAGCAGCGGCACACTTCTACAGCACCAACCACGACTTCCCCGACGACCCGCGGCTGTGCGTCTTCGACTTCGGCGCCGGCACCTGCGATGTAGCCGTACTCGATCGCACCCCCAGCGGGCAGTACATCGTCGCCGCCTCCGACGGCCTGGAAGACCTCGGTGGCACCGACATCGACAGCCGCGTCTACGACTGGGTGCTGCGGCACATCACCGCCAACACCCCCCACATCGTCGGGCAAATACGCAGCCCACACGCCGCGCTGACTCTCATCGACCGAGTCCGCGACGCCAAGGAATCCCTCTCCACAGCCAACCGCGCTATCATCCCTGTCCCCGGCGGAGAACCAATTCAACTGACCCGCAACGAATTCGATTCACTCATCTACCGGGACGTACAACGCGCGGTCGCCCTCACCCAACGCGTGATCACTGCCGCCAACCGCTCCTCGAACGCCCCGGTGGGCCAGATCTACCTCGTCGGCGGGTCCAGCCACATCCCGCTGGTCCATCGCGAACTCAGCGCACTCGGCACCATCGCCACCCTCGGCGACCCCAAGACCGTCGTCGTTCAGGGGGCTCTCGCCCGACCCGCGCCGGTGACTCCACCACCGATCCCTCCGGATCCCGGACCCCGACCGGACCCCACACCACCACCTCCTCCCCCGCCACCACCCAAGCGTCGGGCGCTGGTCGTCGGCATGCTCGCGTTGGCCGTCGTCGTCGCGACCGCCATTGTCGCAGCCGTCGTCGTCATCGCGCAGAATGACGATCCGCCGACACCGAACAACGCCGGCGGATCGTACGAACCCGCAGGCTCCGGCACTGATGTTTCCGACAACTCCGACGGTGGCACATCAGCCGACAACGGTTCCACCGGTGAGGTTTTGTCGGGCTCCGGTGGGTGCGGTTTCGCGACCGAGACCTCTCCCACCGAACGCCAATGTCAGCTCCTGGCCAAGATGCCGTCGGAGATCAAGTCCGTGGCCACCTGTGATCCGACTGATCCGTGGCGCGGTTCGAACACGGCTGTGCAATGCCTTCCACCCTCCAACGCATCCGCACCGTATTACAGCGTGGTGCTGTACGACTACTCCGATTCAGCCACCGAAATCACCGCGGTCAACTTTTCCGAGCCACCGGAGAACGGCACCTGGCCCGAACCCAATTCACAGAACACGTGGACCACCCCGACAGGTACCACCGGCGGAAGAATGTACTCATTCAGCACCAACGCGGGCACGTGGCATCAGATATGCACTACCCGATGGAGCACGAAGACGGCGTCATGCATCGGTTACGATCCACGCGTTCGGACAGCCACACAGGTGGTCGGCTGGTGGCAAAATCAGGTGTACCTGTGA
- a CDS encoding NUDIX domain-containing protein, translating to MAREPIPTWSFALVVVRLGRRILVVHERKHGETWYIPAGRVEVGETFADAAHRETMEEAGIEITLDGVLSVNYQPVDGGAARARVIYVASPKTDDPPRTEPNKDTLGARWATFDELRKLDLRSSEVVTLARHVLGGGVVYPLTILGPVR from the coding sequence ATGGCACGTGAACCTATTCCGACGTGGAGTTTCGCACTTGTCGTCGTCCGCTTGGGGCGGCGGATACTGGTGGTGCACGAGCGCAAACACGGTGAGACGTGGTATATCCCCGCAGGGCGGGTCGAGGTGGGTGAGACCTTCGCCGATGCCGCGCACCGCGAGACCATGGAGGAGGCCGGCATCGAGATCACCCTCGATGGCGTGCTGTCGGTGAACTACCAGCCCGTCGACGGCGGCGCCGCGCGGGCCCGCGTGATCTATGTGGCATCCCCGAAGACCGACGACCCGCCCCGCACCGAACCCAACAAGGATACGCTCGGCGCGAGATGGGCGACATTCGATGAATTGCGAAAGCTCGATCTGCGTTCGTCCGAGGTGGTGACATTGGCGCGGCATGTCCTCGGCGGCGGAGTCGTCTATCCATTGACCATTCTGGGACCGGTTCGCTGA